The nucleotide window GACAAACGTAAGCACATTTGTTACACTGAATACAGTTTTCAGGATTCCATTCAGGAACGAAAGCTGCAACACCACGTTTTTCGTATTTAGATGTTCCCTGATGCCATGTACCGTCTTCGATGCCTTTGAAAGCAGAAACAGGCAACAAGTCACCATCCTGAGCGTTGATAGGACGAACCACTTCGTTGATGAAAGCAGGATCGTTGTTTGTTGCAGCAGCGTCATCAGCCAGATTAGCCCATGCAGCATCAACAGTCAGTTGTTTGTATTCGCCACCACGGTCAACCGCAGCGTAGTTTTTGTTTACAACGTCTTCACCTTTTTTACCGTATGATTTTACGATAAATTTCTTCATCTGTTCTACAGCCAGTTCAGCAGGAATTACACCTGTGATGCGGAAGAATGCAGACTGAAGGATGGTGTTGGTACGGTTACCCAAACCGATTTGCTGAGCAATTTCGGTAGCGTTGATGTAGTAAACCGAGATATTGTTTTTAGCGAAGTATTTCTTCACTTTAGCCGGCAGATTCTTAGCCAGTTCTTCACCATTCCAGATGGTGTTCAACAGGAAAGTTCCGTTTTTACGCAACCCACGTGTTACGTCGTACAGATTCAGGTAAGCCTGAACGTGGCAAGCAACGAAGTTAGGCGTATTTACGAGGTAAGTAGAACGGATAGGTTCGTCACCGAAACGAAGGTGAGAACAGGTGAAACCGCCCGATTTCTTAGAGTCATAAGCGAAATAAGCCTGGCAATATTTGTTGGTGTTATCACCGATAATTTTGATCGAGTTTTTGTTTGCACCTACTGTACCGTCAGCACCCAAACCGTAGAATTTAGCTTCGTACAAGCTTGCGCCACCCACTGCGATTTCTTCTTCCTGAGGAAGAGAAGTGAAGGTAACATCGTCAACAATACCGATAGTGAAGTGGTTCTTAGGTTCCGGCAAAGCGAGGTTGTCATAAACAGCCAAAATCTGAGCAGGAGTTGTATCTTTTGAACCTAAACCGTAGCGACCGCCTACAACAACAGGAGCGTTTGCATCGCCGTAGAAACAATCTTTTACGTCGAGGTACAAAGGTTCGCCGTTTGCACCCGGTTCTTTTGTACGGTCGAGAACAGCAACACGTTTAGCTGTTTTAGGAACTGCAGCAAGGAAATGTTTTGCAGAGAACGGACGGTAGAGGTGAACTGCAACCATACCCACTTTTTCGCCTTTAGCTGTCAGGTGGTCGATGGTTTCGCGGATAGCTTCTGTTGCAGAACCCATAGCGATGATAACGCGGTCAGCATCAGGAGCTCCGTAATAATCGAACAAACCGTATTTGCGGCCAGTGATTTTGTAGATTTCGTTCATGTATTCTTCTACGATAGCAGGAACTGTTTCATAGAAGCTGTTAGATGCTTCGCGGTGTTGGAAGAAGTGGTCAGGGTTTTCGGCCATACCACGTGCTACCGGTGAGCTGGGGTTCAACGCACGGGTGCGGAAGTCAGCCAAAGATTTCTGGTCGATCAGCGGAGCAAGATCTTCGTTAGCCAAAGCTTCGATTTTTTGAATTTCGTGAGAAGTACGGAAACCGTCGAAGAAATTCATAAAAGGAACGCGTGATTTCAAAGTTGCAAGGTGAGCTACACCGGCCAAATCCATCACTTCCTGTACAGAACCTTCACACAACATGGCAAATCCTGTCTGACGACAAGCCATCACATCCTGGTGGTCGCCAAAAATGCTCAAAGCGTGAGAAGCCAAAGCACGTGCAGAAACGTGGAATACCGAAGGCAACAACTCTCCGGCAATTTTATACATATTTGGAATCATCAACAGAAGACCCTGTGATGCAGTAAAGGTAGTTGTAAGCGCACCGGCTTGCAACGAACCGTGAACAGCACCGGCAGCTCCTGCTTCCGATTGCATTTCTTCTACTAATACGGTTTCACCGAAAATGTTTTTTCTGCCGGCGGCAGACCATTCGTCAACATATTCGGCCATAGTTGACGATGGCGTAATCGGGTAAATGGCAGCCACTTCGCTAAACATATACGCGATGTGGGCAGCGGCCTGATTACCGTCACAAGTCAAAAATTTCTTGTCTTTTGCCATAATTGTGAATTAATTAGATATGAATGTGATTGAGTTAAAATAAAAATATGGTCAGGTATCGTTCTTAGGTCAACAACTTCGCTTTTGTTACAAAACGAACAAATCACTCCATCCGCAAAAGGATAAAGTGATCAGTACAAAAATCCGAACAGCCACAAAGGCACCACCTTCTTAGAGCCTACTTCAATCTTATCGATTGCATAGTAGTAATCAGGCTTGAATTTCATTCTGCTATCACTGTCGGCAATAACAAACTGAAGGGAGTGATCGACCAGAAACTGGGCGTCGCGATTGCCTTTATTCAATTTATGATCTTTGTACAACACATTATAAAAGAACGTTTCGCGCTGTGCCTGCAAGTCTACGTTTCCCGGTGTAATGGCATGCATCAGATTTGTATTCTGCATATAAACCATTGCCGGTTTTTTGGGAAATTCATCTCCCTCGGCATACAACAGGTTAAACAAACGGGCATCGCTCAGGTATTTGATATAATTCATTACCGTAGCACGCGATATATTTATTTCAGTACTGAGCTGGCTCACATTGGGCACACTGGGAGCCGTACTGGCTATCAGATAAAGCAACTTACGAATTTTGGGCAGATATTTGAGTTCTATCTGTTTGATAAACAAAACATCCACCTCGAGCATCATGTTCATCGTCTTCAGCAGGTTTTCCGAAAAATTTCTCTTTTCCAGGAAAAACGGAGCAAAACCGTGGTGCAAAT belongs to Paludibacter jiangxiensis and includes:
- a CDS encoding AAA family ATPase translates to MEALFRTHKYLVEHVESPVQRQLMDEIDWNHRLIGIKGSRGVGKTTFLLEYAKQRFGADDRSCLYINLNNFYFTTCSLYDFADEFCKVGGRTLLIDQVFKLPNWSEDLRECYDKIPDLNIVFSGSSVMRLKEENPLLRDCVKSYNLRGFSFREYLNLMADTHFRSYTLDDILKNHVEIASEIVAKVKPLAYFQNYLHHGFAPFFLEKRNFSENLLKTMNMMLEVDVLFIKQIELKYLPKIRKLLYLIASTAPSVPNVSQLSTEINISRATVMNYIKYLSDARLFNLLYAEGDEFPKKPAMVYMQNTNLMHAITPGNVDLQAQRETFFYNVLYKDHKLNKGNRDAQFLVDHSLQFVIADSDSRMKFKPDYYYAIDKIEVGSKKVVPLWLFGFLY
- the nifJ gene encoding pyruvate:ferredoxin (flavodoxin) oxidoreductase, producing MAKDKKFLTCDGNQAAAHIAYMFSEVAAIYPITPSSTMAEYVDEWSAAGRKNIFGETVLVEEMQSEAGAAGAVHGSLQAGALTTTFTASQGLLLMIPNMYKIAGELLPSVFHVSARALASHALSIFGDHQDVMACRQTGFAMLCEGSVQEVMDLAGVAHLATLKSRVPFMNFFDGFRTSHEIQKIEALANEDLAPLIDQKSLADFRTRALNPSSPVARGMAENPDHFFQHREASNSFYETVPAIVEEYMNEIYKITGRKYGLFDYYGAPDADRVIIAMGSATEAIRETIDHLTAKGEKVGMVAVHLYRPFSAKHFLAAVPKTAKRVAVLDRTKEPGANGEPLYLDVKDCFYGDANAPVVVGGRYGLGSKDTTPAQILAVYDNLALPEPKNHFTIGIVDDVTFTSLPQEEEIAVGGASLYEAKFYGLGADGTVGANKNSIKIIGDNTNKYCQAYFAYDSKKSGGFTCSHLRFGDEPIRSTYLVNTPNFVACHVQAYLNLYDVTRGLRKNGTFLLNTIWNGEELAKNLPAKVKKYFAKNNISVYYINATEIAQQIGLGNRTNTILQSAFFRITGVIPAELAVEQMKKFIVKSYGKKGEDVVNKNYAAVDRGGEYKQLTVDAAWANLADDAAATNNDPAFINEVVRPINAQDGDLLPVSAFKGIEDGTWHQGTSKYEKRGVAAFVPEWNPENCIQCNKCAYVCPHASIRPFVLDAEEQKGANFASLKAVGKSFEGMTFRIQVDVLDCMDCGNCVDVCPGNPKKGGKALTMKHLESQMGEVANWDYLVNNVKSKQDLVDIKANVKNSQFATPLFEFSGACSGCGETPYVKLLTQLYGDREMVANATGCSSIYSGSVPSTPYTTNANGQGPAWANSLFEDFCEFGLGMELANLKMRERLTDLFTAAIASEETPAEAKALFQEWIDNKLDAEKTKVLAEKIIPVVEAGKDKCDTCEQIFELRNFLVKRSQWIIGGDGASYDIGYGGLDHVISTGKDVNILVLDTEVYSNTGGQSSKATPVGAIAKFAASGKRVRKKDLGLMATTYGYVYVAQIAMGADQAQTMKAIREAEAYPGPSLIIAYSPCINHGLKAGMGKSQAESERAVECGYWHLWRYNPQLEEEGKNPFLLDSKEPQWEKFQDFLKGEVRYASLMKQYPAEAAELFQAAEDNAKWRYKGYKRMASAE